From one Candidatus Neomarinimicrobiota bacterium genomic stretch:
- a CDS encoding aminotransferase class I/II-fold pyridoxal phosphate-dependent enzyme: DMIIVTFSKSFGGVGGCLYAREDLTNYVNWYARSRMFSCALDPAITGGLIKVLELAAGPDGKAKRERIRRNADYMRSKLQGQVDIGSSHSWIIPVIYGDEHISILLSDYLQHQGMDVSLMSFPAVPKNKSRIRLFVTSEHTKEQMDKGAEAILKAAEHFGFRLEDQQA, translated from the coding sequence TGGATATGATCATCGTGACCTTCAGCAAGTCATTTGGCGGCGTCGGCGGCTGCCTTTATGCTCGCGAAGACCTGACCAACTACGTCAATTGGTATGCCCGTTCACGCATGTTCTCCTGCGCTCTCGATCCCGCCATCACCGGCGGGCTGATCAAGGTGCTGGAACTCGCCGCCGGACCAGATGGAAAGGCCAAGCGGGAGCGCATCCGCCGCAATGCCGACTATATGCGTTCCAAGCTCCAAGGCCAAGTGGATATCGGCAGCAGCCACAGCTGGATCATTCCCGTCATTTACGGCGATGAGCACATCTCTATCCTGCTGAGTGACTACTTACAGCATCAGGGGATGGATGTCTCCCTGATGTCCTTCCCCGCCGTCCCAAAAAACAAGTCACGGATTCGCCTATTTGTGACCTCAGAGCACACCAAAGAGCAAATGGATAAAGGAGCAGAGGCGATCCTCAAAGCGGCTGAGCACTTCGGATTCCGCCTCGAAGATCAACAGGCTTAA